From Humisphaera borealis, the proteins below share one genomic window:
- the rpe gene encoding ribulose-phosphate 3-epimerase, producing MTSDPFQHHTPLIAPSILSADFAKLGAEIDDVLSGGGDFLHLDVMDGHFVPNISFGPPIIKSTRRHTKTFLDAHLMISEPLRYAKAMVDAGADLLTYHVEAVNDVAATAREIRKLGCRVGITLNPATPIETVFPALDAVDLVLIMSVVPGFSGQKFMPEVLAKAETVKRRLRADQRLEIDGGVNADTIRSCLNAGVDWFVVASAIFDKPDRADAIAHLRSRMAGA from the coding sequence ATGACTTCCGACCCATTCCAACACCACACTCCCCTGATCGCCCCGTCGATCCTCTCCGCCGATTTTGCCAAACTCGGTGCTGAGATCGACGACGTGCTGTCCGGCGGGGGCGACTTTCTGCACCTGGACGTCATGGACGGCCATTTCGTGCCGAACATCAGTTTTGGCCCGCCGATCATCAAATCGACCCGGCGGCATACCAAGACGTTCCTTGACGCCCATTTGATGATTTCCGAGCCGCTGCGGTATGCCAAGGCCATGGTGGATGCCGGCGCCGATCTGCTGACCTACCACGTGGAGGCGGTCAATGATGTCGCGGCGACCGCCAGAGAGATCCGTAAGTTGGGCTGCCGGGTGGGTATCACGCTGAATCCTGCCACACCGATTGAGACGGTCTTTCCTGCACTGGATGCCGTCGATCTGGTGTTGATCATGAGCGTCGTGCCGGGCTTTTCGGGTCAGAAGTTCATGCCCGAGGTGCTCGCCAAGGCGGAGACCGTCAAACGCCGCCTGCGGGCGGACCAGCGGCTCGAGATCGACGGCGGGGTGAACGCCGACACGATCCGTTCCTGCCTGAATGCCGGGGTCGACTGGTTTGTTGTTGCCAGCGCGATCTTCGACAAACCCGATCGTGCCGACGCGATTGCCCACCTTCGGTCACGGATGGCGGGGGCCTGA